The Pukyongia salina genome segment GTGCAAATATAGGTTTTCAAAAAGGAAATGACAATTATTTTCTTTTTAAAATCTGAACAAAAACCAAGGGGGAATGCTATGGCCAAGGTTATGGAAAAAGTTAATTATTCACAATAAAACATACTGATTCACAAGTAAATAGAACAATCCGTTCATCGAAGATTATCCAATCACTATTTTATAGGTTCGGAAGAAATCTCCAAAAGCTTCATTTTAGGGATAGCTCCCGAACCGATCAGTACCGCGAGTTCCTGAGCTTCCGCTTCGGTGAAATCGCCCGCTATTTCAGACCTGCCACCTGTTATCGGGCCGGCCACAACCCCGGGGGCTGAATACACAATATCATCTATCACTATAGCGATCTGGGATCCCCGTTCGTAGGCCGATCCCGTCATTTCTGCCCAAATTTCGGCTCCCTCCGCATTAACGGTAATATAGATGGTTGGCTTTCCTATGGCATTATAAGCCAAGGAAGCTTCGGTAACATAGGTTCCGTCAAGGGGTGCAATTCCACTATCAGTATCCACAGCATAAAATGACACCATATTAGAATCCGGGTTAAGCTTACCAGACAGAAATTTCGTATCACCTTTCCCTCTTTCGAGCAAAGCTCTAATTTCCGGCATCTTTAAATATTGGAAGATCTGGGCAGTATCGGAGCGCTTAACTTGAAACATTTCGGCACCGTAATCGAAATTAGGCATGCTGATCCTGGACAAAATTGGATTTTCAACCGATGGATTG includes the following:
- a CDS encoding SecDF P1 head subdomain-containing protein, whose amino-acid sequence is MLRKLLLLSLLMISLTFVRCNLTAQKADKRITAILMLDRVDPSEKELQEAIDLLKKRFQKLGNPINQITVVSEEKIRVVIETAAEVEAVQKFLTTSANLEFYNTYKTEEMMPFVWAANKWLENYNPSVENPILSRISMPNFDYGAEMFQVKRSDTAQIFQYLKMPEIRALLERGKGDTKFLSGKLNPDSNMVSFYAVDTDSGIAPLDGTYVTEASLAYNAIGKPTIYITVNAEGAEIWAEMTGSAYERGSQIAIVIDDIVYSAPGVVAGPITGGRSEIAGDFTEAEAQELAVLIGSGAIPKMKLLEISSEPIK